One Danio rerio strain Tuebingen ecotype United States chromosome 7, GRCz12tu, whole genome shotgun sequence genomic window, CCGCTTTTTGGTAAATGCCGCAGGATAAATATCAGTACATTTCTAATTGACTGCTCGTAGTTTCAGAGCCCCATTGAAGCAGACCGGAGAAGCGCTGTCCGATTCGCGGACTCTTTTGAGTCGGATCTTTTCAATTGAACCGATTCGTTCACGAATTTTTGGACGAAGAACGAGcaattaatattaaaatcaaaCTTAACAGCTATGACAGTTAAGccgttattaaaatgttatttataatcCGCACTAATATCTATCGTATTGTTTACACATAGCCTACTATCTGTTATTACTTATTCAGCAGAACCAGTTTAAGTTTAATGGGTATAAGTACACATTCTAAGTGTCCCTAgtaatatttttttgcaatattttatttattctattaaatAGGGTATGAGTGTCAAATAACACTATAAATAAGAAGTGCATTTCATatctaatgaataaatactaatttaataAAGAATAACAAATTTAATAGTTAAGTGTATTGAATAAAATAGTTACAACAGTATTAAGTTATCAAAAAGTTGTAGCTTGCTAATGAATTATTAGTATGAAATATTTACTACTCAGAATTGAAATTCATAAATGTGAAGGATAGATTGCCTTATTCAATGACAAACATATGAAAATAGTTGTATTTAATCTAGGCTATTAAATGAGTTACTATATTAAATGTGCAATAGTTTGCCATAATCAGTAGTGTCATAATAAACAGCAGTATGTGTCAACAAAGTTTTATAGTATGCTTTTACAACTGAGATGTCcaaactttggcccgcaggctaaagttggcccattgtaacttttgatttggcccaccatcccatctgaaaagaggcagagaatgatggagagggttggggcgaattcctttaacagagatttttattTCTGATTTAACGTaacttttatgtttgtttgttttcttgctGAGCTACAACAAACCAAACTGAAAACTAATGACTcaattaaatgctgtaaataaatattttttaaggtgCAGCCTGACTAGTGTAACACTGTGATTGTTTTTACTATAAGAAGTTcgttataaaattaataaatattctgcattagttaatattatagagcaatgttttctagttatttttaaatattaaatacattattaaatcaCCATTGGCAACTTTTATTTAATAGAGTTTGGTATATTAAACTTTAGCCCACCACGCTcaatcaagacaaaaaaaaaagtttggcgaCCCCTGTACAGCACAGTTGATTATAACATGACGTAAAAAAAAACCTATTGAATCGGTTTCTTGAATCGAACTGTTTGGAAGAACCGACTCAACGAAATGAGCCGGACTTCCCGTCACTACAGAGCGGCAGGTGGCGTCATCTCCACCAACTGCAGCGCGCATGCGCTTTGCGTATTCCTGCCTCAAAGCTGTCTTGCAGAAAGTCCTCGTGCTGCTTTAAAAAAGAGAAACTGATTTCTGCTTCCAGCAATAACTAGCAAACGTTTTGTGTTTCAATCGCAAAGTAATGAATCAGCTTTACAGTCTATCTTATGAAAACAGTTTTACCTCTTCTCTGACATAAGGCCAAGATATTCAGATGTTGTTGCCATGACAAAACAGGGGGCTGATTCAGGTTGCCATAGCAACGGAGATAGGCTAAGTCAAATAAGTTTAATCTGTGTATGATAAAGGATAATCCACACTCCTGCTGCTCATTCGCAGTCACACAAATAACGGCAGCTCACCACAACGCTATTTGTACTGCAAAAACACCTTTCAGCTCGTGCTAACCAGTAATTTATCTAAAACTATTAGTCCAGTGGTCTGCCTACGCAATTCATGCATCTAAATAGGGCTGTAATGTATTTGACTCTTTACCGTTGCCAATCTTTGAACACAAGATGTCGCCAACTCAAAGCCATTTaacgggatagttcacccaaacgtgaaaattctgtcatttattcaccacttgatccaaacctgtttgagattctttcttaGCTGTTGAacatacaaaattattttttgaagAAAGCCTGAAACCTGTGAtcattccatagtatttgtttcctatgaaattcaaatgtttaaaataataataataataatattaataataattccttatttagcgcttttctgggcattTATGTGCTTTCCTCCTCATCCACCATACACCACAcaacagctgattggtggagaggagacaattatgatatgggggaGAGagggttagaaggccatgatggagaAAGgctagtgggcaaatttggccaggatgccaaggTGAAagctttttcgaaggacatcttgggatttttaaGAGTGAGGACCTTGTTTTAACATGTCGtttgaaagacagcgctcaccgagcagtatagagtccccgtcactatggGTTCAACAGAAGTAATTAACTCATAAGgtctggaaccacttgagggagagtatatattaattatatatttccgGTAAATAACACGAAAGCACTTTGTGGTCGCATAGGGTCacttttattacaaaaaagaaacaattttaataaacagtcTTCAAGAAAATATGGCCTTCgacaataaattaatataaatactgtaaaatacaactttacaaaaatataaaagcacATTAAACATTAGACTGAACACAAGCGTACAAATAATTCACTCTTCAAACTGTTAGTGCATGTAGAACCTTTCTACTGAGGCTTCAAATTCATGTTCATTCATCCTTGATGTTTCAGATATATGCCTTAAATGgtcattatttgttttcatttttatattttatgtcttTCGTCCAGAATACATAATGAATAACCATATATACACATTTGGCAGTCCAAGCTATGCTGAAATAGCAGATACAGAGGGTTCAGCATTCTCCAACTTCATTTTTAAAAGAGACTTCTTGTCTTCAGTAGTAAGTTGCGGGCAGACACGTCTCCTCGGTTCATCTGCTTGTATGGTTACTTCTGGCACAACCTTGGTCTGTTAGTATTCCTGGGGCTGGGTGAGTTGACCGCTAAAGAGCAACGCACCTGTGAAGTTAAGCAGGGGATATTATGAATGAGGAAGCCAACTAGCAATCAAATAAAATGTACACTGGGATCTATCCACATTCATCAAGATTAAATTGTAAGTAGAAACACATTAAATGAAAGCACAACTGACCAGTGGGTTTGTGTTGAATGAGGAAGAAGAATGGCCGGTCAAGTGTGATTTCCTCCACAGCCATACGGGAGTAGATGACGGCCGCTGTGGAACCACAGAAATAATGTAAAAGATGCATTTTGGTGAAACTACAGCAATTAATATTTCTAATACTACTAAATCTCTGTTGCAATTAAGAGTTTATACCTGTGGCAGATGAGCCTTTGGTTCCTTCTTCATTCACTTCAAGTTTTACTCTCTGAAGGACCTTGGATACACATAAAGGTTCctcagctggtggaggaaaaGGAGAGAGAAATTATTATATTGACAACATATCAGCTAGGGCTGTGtgatatatcatttgagcatcgatatcacaatttGTGTATCTGCAATAGCTACACCAGAGCACATGAGAATTGTGGagtcattacattttaattataatacagTGAAAGTTTATtaactgtgtgtgttttcaaGGTCTGTGTGCATTTTAAGCAAGTTTAGAGCATTTGGtcacaaattattattatgtttgaacaGGGTattcgcagggtcttaaaaaaatctcaaaagctgaattttaggccttaaaatgcCTTAAACTTGCTGAAATGTTGTGTTTAGGGCTTAATTTTTTACAGGCCTTaatttcctttgttcatgtatagctaacCAATCTGGCCATCAACACCCATAcagtcaccaacaatccatctcaataaaacttttacctttttatttaaaaatggcatttaattactttccttacacatttgcttaaaagttctcAGTTTATTTAGTGCTGAGGACactggtcttaaaaatgtcttaaaaagtcgaAAATTTAACTTGATGAATCCTGCAAAAACCCTGTTGTTGCTTTCACaaagatgaactgaatttaattatttattcaacaaGACTATACAGCGTAATTGtacatttgatcattttatttctgtacctgaattctGTTAAACTCCATTATTTGTATCTTTGCTTATCTATGcttatagtttatttttatttgttcccAAATGCTCATCTGTAGATCCCATACAAAATCATCCTaatcaatcaatctaaaattgttaatttttctaaataaagcTATTCAAGTGATCTGGTTAAATATCGCAGTATAAATAGCAAAACatataaatatcaaaatatctattttttccaatattgtgcagccctaatattaaCTAAATGGCTACAAATGTTCCCAAACAAAGCTGTTAATAATTCCTAATACTCACTAGTAATGCGAGAGAAATCAGCTCTACTCTGGCTGAAAATGTCTCCAAGACCCATTCTGCTCAGTGTGGACTTCAGATCAATTTCAGTATCCATGGAGAACCTGAAAATATAACATAAGTTAGGCCTCCTATTTTACATGTTCATCATCACAACAGAAAATCCCAAAGCTTACAGAAATAGATCAAGTTGGTTACCTTGGAATAGACAGCTGTTTGCTTATCTTCCTCATTTCTTGTCTCCACTGGTGGATCCTGCTGCTGCTCAGCTCTTTGTTCAAGGCAGACAGAGGCACGTCCTTCTCAAAAGGTGTCACCAGGAGCATACTTATCGACTCCCCCTCATAAGGTATCTCGATGACGTCATAGTCCACGCCATCCTTAGACACGAACTCacctaaaataaaacaactttgTAAATAACAACAAAAGTTCTTGTTTTCTCACTAACCCATCACTGAAATTCTTTGAAACTCACCATAGTTGAATTTTTGAGTGGTTGTCATCATAGGAACAGATACAGCACTGCCATTGACTGTGTGGAAGAGCTGCTCTCGAGTGTTTCTGGGGTCAAATGGTGTCTTCCAGACCCCGTGGAAGTGCAGGGCATTCAGGAGGACTAACCGTGTCAGTTCACTCAGCACTCCAGATGGGAGGAACTCAGAAATCATTCCTAGGATGATGACAACAACAAACAAGTTTAGCATCTTATATAGCGTATGGTGAGCTTATATTGGCACGCAATCCTTTTTTATCCAAAGAGTTGTACAAATGAAGAATATCAAAGGCAGT contains:
- the serpine1 gene encoding plasminogen activator inhibitor 1 isoform X1 — encoded protein: MQSLSVLLIFALCASSLCNLIQDKQTDFGLQVFAEAVQSAPDRNLALSPYGIASVLGMAQMGAYGATLKLLASKMGYSLQERGMPKLQRLLQRDLASEDGVEVASGVMVDRKIILEKVFRRSLSKAFQSVPHQIDFSQPEMARQVINSWTSDHTGGMISEFLPSGVLSELTRLVLLNALHFHGVWKTPFDPRNTREQLFHTVNGSAVSVPMMTTTQKFNYGEFVSKDGVDYDVIEIPYEGESISMLLVTPFEKDVPLSALNKELSSSRIHQWRQEMRKISKQLSIPRFSMDTEIDLKSTLSRMGLGDIFSQSRADFSRITTEEPLCVSKVLQRVKLEVNEEGTKGSSATAAVIYSRMAVEEITLDRPFFFLIQHKPTGALLFSGQLTQPQEY
- the serpine1 gene encoding plasminogen activator inhibitor 1 precursor (The RefSeq protein has 3 substitutions compared to this genomic sequence); protein product: MQSLSVLLIFALCASSLCNLIQDKQTDFGLQVFAEAVQSAPDRNLALSPYGIASVLGMAQMGAYGATLKLLASKMGYSLQERGMPKLQRLLQRDLASEDGVEVASGVMVDRKIILEKVFRRSLSKAFQSVPHQIDFSQPEMARQVINSWTSDHTDGMISEFLPSGVLSELTRLVFLNALHFHGVWKTPFDPRNTREQLFHTVNGSAVSVPMMTTTQKFNYGEFVSKDGVDYDVIEMPYEGESISMLLVTPFEKDVPLSALNKELSSSRIHQWRQEMRKISKQLSIPRFSMDTEIDLKSTLSRMGLGDIFSQSRADFSRITTEEPLCVSKVLQRVKLEVNEEGTKGSSATAAVIYSRMAVEEITLDRPFFFLIQHKPTGALLFSG